A region of the Deinococcus hopiensis KR-140 genome:
GCGCGCCGCACACCCTGGACTGGGGCGACGGCACCCGCGTGGTGCTGCCCCTGGGACAGCCCACCGCGAGCGTGACGAAAGCGGGCGGCTATGCGCAGCCAGGCAGCTACACAGTGACCGTGCAGACGGCGGCGGGCGACACCCTCTGCTCGGCCCCCGTGGCCGTGGCGGCCTCCGCACCGACCCTGGGGGTCACGCCCGTGAGCGGCAATGTGGGCGATCCCTTCACCGCTGCGCTGGGGAACCTGCTCGCCGGAGTGCCCTACACGCTCGACTGGGGCGACGGCACCGTGGAAAACGTCAGTGGCGCAGGGACCCTGACCCGCATCCACAGCTACGCGGCGGCGGGAACGTACACGGTGAAGTTGGCGGCGGTGGGGGCCGCGCCCTCGGTGGCCGTACAGGCTGTAACGGTGACGGCCCCCACGCCCACGCTGAGCGTGACGCCCACCTCGGCGTTGGTGGGCGAGAGCGTGACCGCCTCGGTGGGGAACGCCGCACCCGGCCTGGAGCTTGACTGGGGCGACAACGCCTCCTCGCCCGCCGGGGCGAGTGTGAAGCACAGCTACTCCGCGCCCGGCACCTACACCGTTCAGCTGGTGCGCGGCGGGCGGGCGGTGCCCGGCGTGGCCCCCGTCGCCGTGACCGTGACGCTCAACACCCCCGACTTCACCGTGTCGCCCGGGAGCGCGCCGCCCGGAGCCCCCTTCACCGCCACCCTGGGGCGGGTGGTCGCGGGCGTGACGTACACACTGGACTGGGGCGACGGCACCGTGGAGGGCGTGACGGGGAGCGGTACCGCGGCGCGGACCCACAGCTACGCGGACCCCAGCGTGTACAGCGTGAAGCTCACCGCTCCCGGCCAGCCCCCCACCGTCCTCACCGTGACGGTCACGCTTCCCGCGCCCACCCTGGCGGTGAACCCACAAACGGGAGTGCTGCCTGGCGACCCCGTGGAGGCCACCCTGGACAGCCTGATCGCCGGAACCGCGTACACCCTCGACTGGGGCGACGGCACGCAGGAGAAGGTGACCGGCAGCGGCGCCGCCAAACGCACGCACGCCTACACCAAGGCCGGCGTGTACGTGGTGCGCGTCTTTGCAGGCTCCGTGTCCAGCCCGGCCGTCACCGTGCAGGTGGGGGCCGTGTCCTGCCCCACGCTCACCACGTCTGAGACGCCAGTGCGGCTGTGGGCCCCGGTGGAGTACGCCTTCAGCGGCCTCCCCGCAGGCCGGACCGTCACGGTTGACTGGGGTGACGGCAGCGCGGCGAGCACCGTGGACACGGGACGCAGCCTGGAGGTGAGGGCAAAGCATACCTACGCCGCCACCGGTACCTTCCAGGTCAGCCTCAGCGTGACGGCCCAGGGCGGCGCACCCCAACCCCTGCCGTGCAAACTGCCCGTCGTTGTGACCGCGCCCCAGGCGGCTCTGGGCGTGGTGCCCCCGAATCCGCGCGTGGGGGAACAGGTGGCGCTGACCGTCAACGGGGTGCCCAGTGGAACGGCCCTGCGCGTGGACTGGGGCGACGGGAGCGGGCCCGACACGCTCACCCAGAGCGCGGAGGGACAGCGTCTGGGCACCCACGTCTACCGCAAGGACGGCACGTATGTGGTCAAGGTCAATCTGACGGACGGCACCCTCCTGGGCACCACGCCCGTCACGGTGAACGTGCCTCCCTCCACGCTGACGGTCACCCCGGACCGGGCCGGGCAACCCAGCCTCATTGACCTCTCGGACCTCGTCACAGACCCCGGGTACAGCTACAGCCTGGACTTTGGGGACGGCTCGTCGCAGCCCGTGGCAAACACCACGGCCGCAGCACAAGTTAAACATGTGTACGCCCAGAGCGGCGTCTACCCCGTGACCCTGCGTGCCCAGGGTTACGACTTCGGTTCCCGTGTGGTGGCGCAGGGCGTGGCGAATATCGGCGTGGCCGTGGGCGTGAATACCTTCTCCGCTGAGGTCCGCGCCGCCGCCGCTCCCGGCCAGCCGCTTCCGGGCACCGGCACGCCCGCCCCCACCCCCGTGGACGTGGCGCAGAACGCGCAGGCCGCTTCGGTGGTCACGCTGAACGTGGAGGGCGCAGGCACCTTGCGCGTGCGCTGGACCTGGACGCGGCTGGACGCGAAGGATGCGGCGACGGGCACGCCCGTGGTGCTCGACACCCGCGACGTGACCCTGAAGGCGGGGCTCAACACCGCGCAGGTCACGTTGCCCACCACCACCGCCGGGCGCTACGCCCTGAAGGTGGAGAACCTGGGCAACCCCAGCGACCCCAAGGTGCCCCCCGGAGCGAACGTCAGCGTGCAGGTCGTGAACATCGCGGGCACCGCGCCGCCCAAGCTGCTCCTCGTGGGCGAGGGGGACCACCAGTTCCGCTTTACCATCCTCAGCCTCATCCTGCTCGACAAGGACAAGGTAACGGGCGCGCCCAAGGCGTTTGATCCGAACAACTTCTGGGCCAAGGTCCAGATTGAGGGCGGCACCCTGGCCGTGGGGAGCCTGGGTGTGCCGCTCGCGGCGCGGGACGTCTCCAAGCTCAAGGTGACGGTGGACGGCGACACAGCGACGCTGAAAGAAGGCGACTTTTCAATGTTCGCGCAGGGCGCGGAGAAGGACGGCTCCTTCCGCGCGCCGCTGCCGGACCTCTTCCCCATGCAGCTCAAGGTCAAGGAAGTGGCGTTCGGCCCTGCGGGCGCGGCGCTGAAAAGCGCCGTGGTGACCTCGCCCGACTACGAGGCCGCGCCCTTTACCCTGTACCTCAAGAAGCTGATCGACCAGAAGGTTCAGAAGGACCCCAAGATGCCCATGGGGCCGGACGACCTGCTCGACATCTTTTCCAATGAACTCTTTGATCAGGCGCTCAACTTCAAGAACGGCGAGAATGGTCAGCCCGTTCTCACACCCACCCTCACGCCCGGCGGCGTGGGCCTGGGCAAGCGTGGCACCATCCTCGCGGCGGCTCGGAGCCGCCGCGCGGGGGACGAACCGCTCGCTTTTGCCCCGAACGCGCTGACCTCGGGTGATCCCCTCCTCGCCACCGGCACGGGCTACGGCACCTTCAAGGGCGCAGGCCTGCTGGACCAGGCAGCGAAGGCCGGGGTGAACACGGGCTACGGCATCGGCTTACCCCCGGGGACAGTGCAGGGCGGCGTGCTGAACGTGTCGACCCTCCTCGGCGCGGTGAATGTGGAAGACCTGGACCTCGTGCTGGGCAAAGGGCAGTTCGATTTCCTGCGCTTTCCCGAGCTGTACCTCGACAACCACGGCGCCCTCGTCTCGGCGCGGGTGGTCCATGGGGTGTCGCAGGCGTCCTTTCCCAGCACCGTGAACAGCAGCGGCGGCAAGCTGCACCTCGGCGACTCGGGCCTGGCGATGGACGCCACCGGCTCGGCGGCGAACAGCATCTACCTCGACCTCGATCCCAATTCCAGCGTGCAGCCCCACGGCTACGGCGAGGGACCCACCCGCACCGGCCAGGGGCAGAGCGGGCAGGGCGGCCTCATCCAGGCGCTCTCGACGGACACGGCCGATCAGGCCACCCTCCTGCGCGAGACCTACGGGGGCGCGCCCGCCGCCGTGCGGGTGCCGGACGTGGGGCCCGCGTGGCAGGGCCTGCTGTGGCTCTCGAACAACATTCAGGTGTCGCAGATCAAGAGCCTCGATGTGCTGAAGGGCAAGGGCCAGGGCGTGAACGCCGCGCCGATGGACGTGAACCTCAAGAAGAAGGTGCCCGTCAGCTTCGGCAAGGGCGGCTGGAACCTGAACGTGGACGCGGACGTGGCGGCGAGCAAGAACCCACCCTTCCATGACTGGGTCTTCAGCACCTCGCACATCAAGGTGGTCGTGGTGCGCTCCAACCTGCTCAGGAGCATTCAGGCGGCGAGCGTCGGGCCCCTGCCCTTCGTGGGCGGCGGCATCCTCACCGGCACGCTGGACGGCACCAAGTTTACGCCTGATCAGGCGGGCCTCACGCGCGCCTACGGGCCGGACGGCAGCTTCACGGCCACGTCTATCAACTTCAAGGACCAGGGCCCAGAGGCGGGCACCTTCCACCTCGCGGGCAGCTTCGACCTCTCGCGGGTGTCGCCGGGCCTGAAGCTGAAATGCTCGGACCTCAAGATCAGCGCCAAACTCGGCAACATCTCCATGAGCACGTGCGACGCTGCCGCCGTCGTGGGCGAGCGAACCTTCGCGGGGACCAAGATGACCGTCGTGCCGGCCGGGGTGAAGTTTGACAAGGACGACAAGACGGGGGAGGGGCTGCTGCTGCTGAACGGCAAGGTCAACCTCGGCGAGACCGGGCAGGCGGGCCAGAACATCACCACCCCGGCCTTCTTCGCCCTGCGCGCGAGCGCGAGCGACTACACCCTGAGCCTCCACACCGACAAGTTCGCCCAGGACGTGAAAAGCGCCGAGGGCCAGGCGCTCAACCTGGGCTTCGAGGCCCAGGACCAGAACCTGACTGGCGTGGGCGCGCAGGCCATCGGGGCGGGACCCACCGGTCTCGCCAACCAGGACATGCGCTTCGACACAGGCGAAATGAAGATCGGCGACAACTTCGCCATGCAGATCAAGGGCCTCTTCGGCCGCAGCGGCAACCAGAGCCACTGGTACGTGCTGGCAAGCGGCAAGAGCAAGGAAGGCCTCGCGTTCGGCGGCCTGAAGGTGTACGAGGTCTACGGCGGCATGGCCTACAATCTGGGCTGGAATCCCGGTGCGGGCAGTTCGATGAAGTTCAGCGACATCCAGAAAGAACCCACCGCCGCGTCCGGCCTCACGCTGGCCGCCGGGGTGGTGGGCGACCTGGGCGACTCAACGGTGGTGCACGCGGCGGCACTGGTCTTGCTCAAACCCGCCGACCTCAAGCTCGACTTCGCGGGTGACGCCTACCTGCTCGTGGACGGCGGCATCAACGCGGGGTACCGCAAGGGCATCAAGCCGCAAGGCCGCTTCCACGGCTCGCTGGGGCTCGACGGCCTGAAGCTCTCGCTGTGCGTGGGCCCGGTGGCCAAGACCGACATGGTGGACTGCACGGACTTACAACCCCTGGCGGTGGCGAAGGGCGTGGTGCAGATTCAGGGTCCCGCCGAACTGGAAATCAGCAAGACGCCCCACATCTACATCGGAACGTACAAGGGTACGGGCGATAAAGTGTGCAAGCCCTACCTCGAGGCCGACTGCGCGGCCCTCTACCGCCTGAGCCGCGTGAGCGCCACCGTGGACCTCAAGGTTGCCAAACCCGTTGTGGACGGTTACGTGATGCTGGGCTGGCTGGACGCCAACCGCACGCCGCCCCTGAATGAGGACGGCACGTCGCTCAGCGGCGTCGGCCTCACGGCGGGCGCGGCGGTGGATTACAAGTACCACGCCGAAGGTTCCGAGGATGCCCTTTTCTGTACGGCCTACTGGAAATTTGACGCCCGGCTGTACGCGGCGGTGGACGCAGGACTCACGGTGGTCCCTGCCAAATTGGCCGGCCAACTGGCCCTCTCGGCCAGCGCTTCGGTGAGCGGAAAGCTGTGCGGTGTGGGTGGCAGCGTGAGCGCAGCCCTCGACGTGACGGCCAAATTCACCCTCACGCCGGACTCAGGCACTGTCAATGGCAAGGCCCACGTCTTCATCTCGCTGCCCGTGGTGCCCGACGTAGACGCGACCTTCGACACCGGCACCATCACCATCTACTGAGCTCGGCTTTTTCTCCCTCCCTGCGGGGGAGGGAGGGGGCGGGCGGAAGCTCGCCCTTCACCCGAGACGTTTCTCCTCTCTCCCTCAGAGGTTGCCCACCATGAAACACCTGTTGACCCTGGCGGCTTTGCTCAGCCTCACCGCCGCCGCCCAGAACGCCAGCAGTCCCGCCAAAACCGGTGTCGCCGCCCTTCCCACTCCGCAAGGTGCTCTGCTGCGCTGGGCGCTGCCGGGCGGCACCCTTCCCGACGCTTACCGCCTGACCCGCGAAGGCGGCGGAGAGACGGTCACGCGCACGCTGCCCGGGATCGTCTCCCGCGAGGAAGCGGTGCGGCAGGGCTGGGTGGACGCCAAGACCTACGACGGCCTGAAAGCGCTCTACAGCAAGACCACCGCGGACCCCCAGGCCCGCGTGAGCCGCGAACTGCAACTGCTGGCGAACACGGGCTGGGCGAAAACCCTGAACCTCCTCGTGAGCCAGGAGGGGATGAAGCCCAGCGTGAAGTACCGCTTTACGGTTACAGCCCTGACAGGCGGGCGCGAGACTCCGGTGGGCACCGCCGAGGTCACGCCCGGCCCGACGCCTCCTGTGCCCGTGCCCAGGAACCTCACCGCCGCGCCCAGCGTTGGCCGCGCGACCCTCTTCTGGACCCGTGCGGGTGGCTTCACGATGGCCTACCGCATCTCCCGTGCGGAGGCGGGCCAGGAACTCAAGCTGCTCGAGCCCTCGCCCTACTTTCCGGGAACCGACAAGGCGCGGCCCGAGCGGGTGAGCTACGCCGACAACGACCCCAGCCTCAAGCGACGCGCCAAATACACCTACCGGGTGACGGCGGTGGACCTCTTCGGGCGAGAGAGTGCGCCCACTGCACCCCTGCTCGTCGACCTGCGCGAG
Encoded here:
- a CDS encoding PKD domain-containing protein — translated: MLHRPPLPWSARSGPPLPMWLRPLDSAWRRLALLLALLAFSQAAAQQSVTLQLPSSSFVGTAVTAQMTAPGLTGGTASYTLEWGDGGRDPVTFTSPPTPQSATHVYTAPGSYTAVLRSAAGAPAATAGITVMERCQIALTPSPATPGQAVTANLSNLMTQTRAPHTLDWGDGTRVVLPLGQPTASVTKAGGYAQPGSYTVTVQTAAGDTLCSAPVAVAASAPTLGVTPVSGNVGDPFTAALGNLLAGVPYTLDWGDGTVENVSGAGTLTRIHSYAAAGTYTVKLAAVGAAPSVAVQAVTVTAPTPTLSVTPTSALVGESVTASVGNAAPGLELDWGDNASSPAGASVKHSYSAPGTYTVQLVRGGRAVPGVAPVAVTVTLNTPDFTVSPGSAPPGAPFTATLGRVVAGVTYTLDWGDGTVEGVTGSGTAARTHSYADPSVYSVKLTAPGQPPTVLTVTVTLPAPTLAVNPQTGVLPGDPVEATLDSLIAGTAYTLDWGDGTQEKVTGSGAAKRTHAYTKAGVYVVRVFAGSVSSPAVTVQVGAVSCPTLTTSETPVRLWAPVEYAFSGLPAGRTVTVDWGDGSAASTVDTGRSLEVRAKHTYAATGTFQVSLSVTAQGGAPQPLPCKLPVVVTAPQAALGVVPPNPRVGEQVALTVNGVPSGTALRVDWGDGSGPDTLTQSAEGQRLGTHVYRKDGTYVVKVNLTDGTLLGTTPVTVNVPPSTLTVTPDRAGQPSLIDLSDLVTDPGYSYSLDFGDGSSQPVANTTAAAQVKHVYAQSGVYPVTLRAQGYDFGSRVVAQGVANIGVAVGVNTFSAEVRAAAAPGQPLPGTGTPAPTPVDVAQNAQAASVVTLNVEGAGTLRVRWTWTRLDAKDAATGTPVVLDTRDVTLKAGLNTAQVTLPTTTAGRYALKVENLGNPSDPKVPPGANVSVQVVNIAGTAPPKLLLVGEGDHQFRFTILSLILLDKDKVTGAPKAFDPNNFWAKVQIEGGTLAVGSLGVPLAARDVSKLKVTVDGDTATLKEGDFSMFAQGAEKDGSFRAPLPDLFPMQLKVKEVAFGPAGAALKSAVVTSPDYEAAPFTLYLKKLIDQKVQKDPKMPMGPDDLLDIFSNELFDQALNFKNGENGQPVLTPTLTPGGVGLGKRGTILAAARSRRAGDEPLAFAPNALTSGDPLLATGTGYGTFKGAGLLDQAAKAGVNTGYGIGLPPGTVQGGVLNVSTLLGAVNVEDLDLVLGKGQFDFLRFPELYLDNHGALVSARVVHGVSQASFPSTVNSSGGKLHLGDSGLAMDATGSAANSIYLDLDPNSSVQPHGYGEGPTRTGQGQSGQGGLIQALSTDTADQATLLRETYGGAPAAVRVPDVGPAWQGLLWLSNNIQVSQIKSLDVLKGKGQGVNAAPMDVNLKKKVPVSFGKGGWNLNVDADVAASKNPPFHDWVFSTSHIKVVVVRSNLLRSIQAASVGPLPFVGGGILTGTLDGTKFTPDQAGLTRAYGPDGSFTATSINFKDQGPEAGTFHLAGSFDLSRVSPGLKLKCSDLKISAKLGNISMSTCDAAAVVGERTFAGTKMTVVPAGVKFDKDDKTGEGLLLLNGKVNLGETGQAGQNITTPAFFALRASASDYTLSLHTDKFAQDVKSAEGQALNLGFEAQDQNLTGVGAQAIGAGPTGLANQDMRFDTGEMKIGDNFAMQIKGLFGRSGNQSHWYVLASGKSKEGLAFGGLKVYEVYGGMAYNLGWNPGAGSSMKFSDIQKEPTAASGLTLAAGVVGDLGDSTVVHAAALVLLKPADLKLDFAGDAYLLVDGGINAGYRKGIKPQGRFHGSLGLDGLKLSLCVGPVAKTDMVDCTDLQPLAVAKGVVQIQGPAELEISKTPHIYIGTYKGTGDKVCKPYLEADCAALYRLSRVSATVDLKVAKPVVDGYVMLGWLDANRTPPLNEDGTSLSGVGLTAGAAVDYKYHAEGSEDALFCTAYWKFDARLYAAVDAGLTVVPAKLAGQLALSASASVSGKLCGVGGSVSAALDVTAKFTLTPDSGTVNGKAHVFISLPVVPDVDATFDTGTITIY